In Gordonia iterans, the following proteins share a genomic window:
- a CDS encoding amidohydrolase family protein — protein sequence MSTLDGRVAGIVDAHAHFFNPRTPPWSLQRLGRASVPVLRALPAPLVRVAGRFTDEHSLSGLAGPGLLNKRYELREYGKDLAGLCTAAGVTVESVIPVDSQWRRRLSPDDAAAAVRRDIEQLASLPYGNGLPALGGLLVPADERVPGLGVRESLDRDELGLIRGVRLRWGRHPDPLVHDWSSESGALSSPNFLRTFPSLADRGLIFESLCYSHELGELAAFASEYPEVDIVVEHLGLPVGVFGPVGSSTGTTAAARADILSLWRERMSMLAARPNVSVKISGIASGLLGYGRERSGNIGGQHILADMIGPLVLHVTDRFGPERVLFGSNAPLDSHNATIGVTVGALVDVLSDRGDHLLSRLFAGNARRLYRIADHPPASGEAASESVDAGD from the coding sequence GTGTCGACTCTGGACGGGCGGGTGGCCGGGATCGTCGACGCCCACGCCCACTTCTTCAACCCACGGACGCCGCCGTGGAGTCTCCAGCGGCTCGGCCGGGCTTCGGTGCCGGTGCTGCGCGCACTGCCCGCTCCGCTGGTGCGGGTGGCCGGCCGGTTCACCGACGAGCACAGCCTCAGCGGTCTCGCCGGTCCCGGCCTGCTCAACAAGCGATACGAACTGCGGGAGTACGGCAAGGACCTCGCGGGGCTCTGCACCGCCGCCGGGGTCACCGTGGAGTCCGTGATCCCGGTCGATTCGCAATGGCGGCGCCGGCTCTCGCCGGACGATGCCGCCGCCGCGGTGCGCCGCGACATCGAGCAACTGGCGTCGCTCCCGTACGGGAACGGACTTCCCGCATTGGGCGGACTGCTGGTGCCCGCCGACGAACGGGTGCCCGGGCTCGGTGTGCGCGAATCCCTGGACCGGGATGAGCTGGGGCTGATCCGCGGGGTACGACTGCGTTGGGGGCGTCATCCCGACCCTCTCGTGCACGATTGGTCGAGCGAGTCCGGCGCGCTGTCGTCGCCGAACTTCCTCCGCACGTTCCCGAGTCTCGCCGACCGCGGGCTGATCTTCGAATCGCTGTGCTACTCACACGAACTCGGCGAACTGGCGGCATTCGCATCGGAGTACCCCGAGGTGGACATCGTCGTCGAGCACCTCGGTCTTCCGGTCGGCGTATTCGGTCCGGTCGGCAGTTCGACCGGGACGACGGCGGCGGCCCGCGCCGACATTCTGAGTCTGTGGCGCGAGCGCATGTCCATGCTCGCCGCGCGCCCCAACGTGTCGGTCAAGATCAGCGGCATCGCGAGCGGACTGCTCGGCTACGGCCGGGAGCGCTCCGGGAACATCGGCGGACAGCACATCCTGGCCGACATGATCGGACCGCTGGTGCTCCACGTGACCGACCGTTTCGGTCCCGAGCGCGTGCTGTTCGGCTCGAACGCTCCGCTGGACTCGCACAACGCGACGATCGGGGTGACGGTCGGTGCACTCGTCGACGTCCTGTCGGATCGGGGCGACCATCTGCTGTCGCGCCTGTTCGCCGGGAACGCCCGGCGCCTGTACCGGATCGCCGATCACCCCCCGGCCTCCGGGGAGGCGGCCTCGGAGTCCGTGGACGCCGGCGACTGA
- a CDS encoding LLM class flavin-dependent oxidoreductase — MTTPHFHWYLPTTGDGREVVGAAVQEGFASAHRPASLDYLALVAKTAEQLGFEAVLTPTGTWCNDAWVTAAALIPQTSRLKFLVAFRPGLVSPTLAAQQAAAFHELSGGRLALNVVTGGDRTEQARFGDRLSKDERYARTTEFVKIVREAWSGTPFDFAGEYYDVAGAVVHNPPSPVPEVFFGGASEAARETAAQTVDTYLTWTEPPAAVGELVDDVRRRSARHGRDLSFGIRAHVIARDTREEAWAEARKLVDRMDRSVIEFTRAAIAKAESEGQKRQAQLSSDIENLEVYPGLWAGYGLVRGGAGTALVGSHAEIADLIAQYRGVGIDHFVLSGQPHIEEAFWFAEGVRPLVEKATQSAPQVEVEPKISES, encoded by the coding sequence ATGACCACCCCGCATTTCCACTGGTACCTCCCCACGACCGGCGACGGTCGCGAGGTGGTCGGCGCCGCCGTGCAGGAGGGCTTCGCGTCCGCGCACCGACCGGCTTCCCTCGACTACCTGGCACTGGTCGCCAAGACCGCCGAGCAACTGGGCTTCGAGGCGGTGCTGACCCCGACCGGCACGTGGTGCAACGACGCCTGGGTCACCGCCGCCGCGCTGATCCCACAGACCAGCCGCCTGAAGTTCCTGGTCGCCTTCCGGCCAGGCCTGGTGTCCCCGACCCTGGCGGCGCAGCAAGCCGCCGCCTTCCACGAGCTGTCCGGCGGGCGGCTCGCCCTGAACGTGGTGACCGGCGGCGACCGGACCGAGCAGGCCCGCTTCGGCGACCGTCTGAGCAAGGACGAGCGGTACGCCCGCACCACCGAATTCGTGAAGATCGTGCGCGAAGCGTGGTCGGGCACCCCGTTCGACTTCGCCGGCGAGTACTACGACGTGGCCGGGGCCGTCGTGCACAACCCGCCGTCGCCGGTGCCGGAGGTCTTCTTCGGCGGGGCCAGCGAGGCGGCCCGCGAGACGGCGGCGCAGACCGTCGACACCTACCTCACGTGGACCGAACCGCCCGCGGCCGTCGGGGAGCTCGTCGACGACGTACGACGACGATCCGCGCGCCACGGCCGCGACCTGTCGTTCGGCATCCGGGCGCACGTGATCGCCCGCGACACTCGCGAGGAGGCCTGGGCCGAGGCCCGCAAACTGGTCGACCGGATGGACCGCAGCGTCATCGAGTTCACTCGCGCGGCGATCGCCAAGGCCGAGTCCGAAGGCCAGAAGCGCCAGGCCCAGCTGAGCTCGGACATCGAGAACCTCGAGGTCTACCCGGGTCTCTGGGCCGGCTACGGTCTGGTCCGCGGCGGCGCCGGAACCGCCCTGGTGGGCAGTCATGCCGAGATCGCCGACCTGATCGCGCAGTACCGCGGGGTCGGCATCGATCACTTCGTGCTGTCCGGGCAGCCGCACATCGAGGAAGCGTTCTGGTTCGCCGAGGGTGTGCGCCCGCTCGTGGAAAAGGCCACTCAGTCCGCTCCTCAGGTCGAGGTCGAGCCGAAGATCTCCGAGAGCTGA
- a CDS encoding TetR/AcrR family transcriptional regulator yields MTSEPTITDASAPAEQPLRSRFLDAGMRVLARDGYVGFKQATVCAETGLTTGAFYHSFRNWKEFEQALIGHWRDEATDRIVARLDTEPPSAERIAALIEVALSLPHRAEAAIRAWAAVDERVAGALTEVDAVRRGAVARYIGELGVDQTHAGHLAGMSMLLLIGHETAGTPIADLEWSMRHVIETDPPIQAAFAALDQTPE; encoded by the coding sequence ATGACCAGCGAACCGACGATCACCGACGCCTCGGCTCCGGCGGAGCAGCCGCTGCGCAGCCGCTTCCTCGACGCCGGCATGCGCGTCCTGGCGCGGGACGGGTACGTCGGCTTCAAGCAGGCGACGGTCTGCGCCGAGACCGGTCTGACCACCGGCGCCTTCTACCATTCGTTCCGGAATTGGAAAGAGTTCGAGCAGGCGCTGATCGGTCACTGGCGGGACGAAGCGACCGATCGGATCGTCGCCCGCCTCGACACCGAACCGCCGTCAGCCGAACGGATCGCCGCCCTGATCGAGGTCGCGCTCAGCCTCCCGCACCGCGCCGAGGCCGCCATCAGGGCCTGGGCGGCCGTCGACGAGCGCGTCGCCGGTGCCCTGACCGAGGTCGACGCCGTGCGACGCGGGGCCGTCGCCCGCTACATCGGCGAACTCGGCGTCGACCAGACGCACGCCGGCCACCTCGCCGGAATGTCCATGCTGCTGCTCATCGGCCATGAGACGGCAGGCACCCCGATCGCCGACCTCGAGTGGTCGATGCGCCACGTGATCGAGACCGATCCCCCGATCCAGGCGGCCTTCGCCGCGCTCGATCAGACGCCGGAGTAG
- a CDS encoding DUF4334 domain-containing protein, with protein sequence MSDLRLDGLDTVGATDLFDSLPPVRVAEILGRWHGSEVPTGHPLDGLLDVSGWYGKEFVDADRVHPLLFGSAGALYAVNPKLMPLGLLNRLGRRFPRWLPPGGTALFRLAATRRPRARLRDVQYRGVVSAAMVYDDLPVIDHFRRLGPDSLLGAMDLRGSDRPYFFLLERD encoded by the coding sequence ATGAGCGACCTCCGGCTTGACGGCCTCGACACCGTCGGCGCGACCGATCTCTTCGACTCGCTGCCGCCGGTGCGCGTGGCCGAGATCCTCGGGCGATGGCACGGGAGCGAGGTCCCGACCGGGCACCCGCTGGACGGGCTTCTCGACGTCTCCGGCTGGTACGGCAAGGAGTTCGTCGATGCCGACCGGGTGCATCCGCTGCTCTTCGGATCGGCCGGGGCGCTCTACGCGGTGAATCCGAAGCTCATGCCGCTCGGTCTGCTCAACCGCCTCGGCCGCCGCTTCCCGCGGTGGCTGCCGCCCGGCGGCACGGCGCTCTTCCGGCTGGCCGCCACCCGCAGACCCCGCGCGCGGCTCCGCGACGTGCAGTACCGAGGGGTGGTGAGCGCGGCGATGGTCTACGACGACCTGCCGGTCATCGACCACTTCCGCCGACTCGGACCGGACTCGCTCCTGGGGGCGATGGATCTCCGGGGCTCCGACAGGCCGTACTTCTTCCTCCTCGAACGCGACTGA
- a CDS encoding acyl-CoA dehydrogenase family protein: MTSSPHTSSTHTPPTGIVEPAPHVTHQVLNQAPPRVDVNEYDTNRVLAEAVRRHDGAWGEAELSEIGAHVGTAEFQHDAQLANTVTPVLHALDRWGNRIDEVEYHPSYHRIISSAVAHGAHTRCWDDPQPGSHVVRAAAFMLYGQIEPGHACPVSMTHAVVPSLELQPDLAAEWVPRALRREYSPELTADKTSAIFGMSMTEKQGGSDVRANTTVARPAGRGGPGQPYLLTGHKWFCSAPMSDAFLVLAQAEGAGGEGLSCFLLPRVLPDGTRNVFRIQRLKNKLGNKSNASSEIELDGTVAHMVGEPGRGVRTIIEMVAQTRLDCVLGSTAGMRQSVAEALWHARHRQAFGATLVDQPAMTAVLADLALESEAATVTAVRLARAHDEDASDGERAFRRLATAVAKYWICKRGPHHAYEALECLGGNGYTEDFPLAMRYREQPVMAVWEGSGNVIALDVLRAMTREPESVGAFDAEVNLARGAHPVLDAHLDRLRDRLGELVGLDPASAQRRARGVVEAMALALEASLLTRFSPNPVAEAFVAARLGPERGFEYGTLPVGTDLPAILERH; this comes from the coding sequence ATGACATCGTCGCCCCACACGTCGTCGACCCACACACCCCCGACCGGCATCGTCGAACCGGCTCCGCACGTCACCCACCAGGTGCTCAATCAGGCGCCGCCGCGCGTCGACGTCAACGAGTACGACACGAACAGGGTGCTGGCCGAGGCGGTCCGGCGGCACGACGGCGCGTGGGGCGAGGCCGAACTCTCCGAGATCGGCGCGCACGTCGGCACCGCCGAGTTTCAGCATGACGCTCAACTCGCGAACACCGTGACGCCGGTCCTGCACGCACTGGATCGGTGGGGGAACCGGATCGACGAGGTGGAATACCACCCGTCGTATCACCGGATCATCTCGTCGGCGGTCGCCCACGGCGCGCACACCCGGTGCTGGGACGACCCGCAGCCCGGGTCGCACGTGGTGCGGGCCGCCGCTTTCATGCTCTACGGGCAGATCGAACCCGGCCACGCGTGCCCGGTGTCGATGACGCACGCGGTGGTCCCCTCGCTCGAGCTCCAGCCCGACCTGGCCGCCGAGTGGGTGCCCCGGGCGCTGCGCCGCGAATACTCGCCGGAGCTGACGGCCGACAAGACCTCGGCGATCTTCGGCATGTCGATGACCGAGAAGCAGGGCGGCTCGGATGTGCGCGCCAACACGACGGTCGCCCGTCCGGCCGGTCGCGGGGGCCCGGGGCAGCCGTACCTGCTGACCGGCCACAAGTGGTTCTGCTCGGCGCCGATGTCCGACGCCTTCCTGGTGCTGGCTCAGGCGGAAGGAGCTGGGGGAGAAGGGCTCTCGTGTTTCCTGCTGCCGCGCGTGCTGCCCGACGGCACCCGGAACGTCTTCCGCATCCAGCGGCTCAAGAACAAGCTCGGCAACAAGTCGAACGCCTCGAGTGAGATCGAGCTCGACGGCACCGTCGCGCACATGGTGGGCGAGCCCGGGCGGGGGGTCCGCACCATCATCGAGATGGTCGCGCAGACCCGGCTCGACTGCGTGCTCGGTTCCACGGCGGGCATGCGCCAGAGTGTGGCCGAGGCCCTCTGGCACGCACGGCACCGGCAGGCCTTCGGCGCCACCCTGGTCGACCAGCCGGCCATGACGGCGGTGCTGGCCGACCTCGCGCTGGAGTCGGAGGCGGCGACGGTCACCGCCGTGCGGCTGGCCCGGGCGCACGACGAGGACGCCTCCGACGGCGAGCGTGCGTTCCGCCGGCTGGCGACCGCCGTCGCGAAGTACTGGATCTGCAAACGCGGTCCGCACCACGCGTACGAGGCGCTGGAATGCCTCGGGGGCAACGGCTACACTGAGGACTTCCCGCTCGCGATGCGATATCGGGAACAGCCGGTGATGGCGGTCTGGGAGGGTTCGGGCAACGTGATCGCCCTCGATGTGCTGCGTGCGATGACGCGCGAGCCTGAGTCGGTGGGGGCCTTCGACGCCGAGGTGAACCTCGCGCGCGGCGCGCACCCGGTGCTCGACGCGCATCTGGACCGTCTTCGTGATCGACTCGGCGAACTCGTCGGCCTGGATCCGGCGTCCGCCCAGCGCCGGGCACGCGGCGTCGTCGAAGCGATGGCCCTCGCGCTGGAGGCCTCCCTGCTGACGCGCTTCTCGCCGAATCCGGTGGCCGAGGCCTTCGTCGCCGCACGCCTGGGCCCGGAGCGCGGATTCGAATACGGAACGCTCCCGGTGGGGACGGACCTGCCGGCGATCCTGGAAAGGCACTGA
- a CDS encoding ABC transporter permease, with amino-acid sequence MTGVLTRPPLDAPSVRSGPGHVSENPERVSIAQRLSAIRLPTIGWSALLRLVSPVVLLILWQVLSVTGVLPEDKLAAPSQVFAAAQETWADGSLSAALPVSLERVAYGLVLGVTLALVLGLLVGFFRVADLAIDPPLQMLRTIPFLGLIPLFVVWFGIGEEPKIFLIALGVMFPLYLNLVAGIQSVDPKLIEAGRSLGLGRWGLARTVILPGSVPSALTGFRLSLSVAWLSLIVAEQINADAGLGYLVMNARTYLRDDIIVLGLVIYAFLGLTTDWIVRGLESYLLRWRVAR; translated from the coding sequence ATGACCGGCGTGCTCACCCGGCCGCCGCTCGATGCCCCTTCCGTGCGGTCCGGTCCCGGCCACGTTTCCGAGAACCCGGAGCGCGTCTCGATCGCGCAACGGCTGTCGGCGATCCGGCTGCCGACGATCGGCTGGTCGGCGCTGCTCCGGCTGGTCTCGCCCGTCGTGCTCCTGATCCTGTGGCAAGTCCTGTCCGTGACCGGGGTGCTCCCCGAGGACAAGCTGGCCGCGCCCTCGCAGGTGTTCGCCGCCGCCCAGGAGACGTGGGCCGACGGGAGCCTGTCCGCGGCGCTGCCGGTCTCGCTCGAACGCGTCGCCTACGGTCTGGTCCTGGGCGTGACCCTCGCACTGGTCCTGGGGCTGCTCGTGGGCTTCTTCCGGGTCGCCGACCTGGCGATCGACCCGCCCTTGCAGATGCTGCGCACCATCCCCTTCCTCGGACTGATACCCCTCTTCGTCGTCTGGTTCGGCATCGGCGAGGAGCCGAAGATCTTCCTGATCGCGCTCGGCGTCATGTTTCCGCTCTACCTCAATCTGGTCGCGGGCATCCAGAGCGTCGACCCGAAGCTCATCGAGGCCGGCCGGTCGCTCGGCCTGGGCCGCTGGGGCCTGGCCCGGACCGTGATCCTGCCCGGCTCGGTGCCCAGTGCGCTCACCGGCTTCCGCCTGTCGCTCTCGGTGGCGTGGCTCTCGCTGATCGTCGCCGAGCAGATCAACGCCGACGCCGGCCTGGGCTACCTGGTGATGAATGCGCGCACCTACCTGCGCGACGACATCATCGTGCTCGGCCTGGTGATCTACGCGTTCCTCGGCCTCACCACCGATTGGATCGTCCGCGGCCTGGAGTCGTACCTGCTGCGCTGGAGGGTGGCGCGATGA
- a CDS encoding SDR family oxidoreductase — MTADSGEGGQSGDEGAAGEGPRNYLVTGAASGMGAQVARRLRAAGHEVIGVDRDDADVVADLSGPDGRRRAVVEARERCSGVLHGAVFAAGMGPARGAERTLLEVNVLGVTELLSELRPALAAAGKAKVVVFGSNSTTSTPLVPRRAIRLAQRGDTAAAARVLRRRGRLAPPLAYATSKLAVSRWCREQAVSAEWAGSGIALNVLAPGPVLTPLLRGQLNSATGSQVRSFPVPARECGTPEQLAEWTLTMLSPAADFMIGSVVTVDGGTEALLRPRDWPSRLPVRELPRMLWTMARAPGRGQVADYSGV; from the coding sequence ATGACGGCTGACTCGGGTGAGGGCGGACAGTCCGGCGACGAGGGTGCCGCCGGAGAGGGGCCGAGGAACTACCTGGTGACGGGAGCGGCCTCCGGCATGGGGGCGCAGGTGGCACGACGACTCCGCGCCGCCGGGCACGAGGTGATCGGCGTGGACCGCGACGACGCGGATGTCGTAGCGGACCTCTCGGGACCCGACGGGCGGCGGCGCGCGGTCGTCGAGGCGCGCGAGCGCTGTTCCGGAGTGCTGCACGGAGCGGTCTTCGCAGCGGGTATGGGGCCGGCGCGCGGGGCTGAGCGCACGTTGTTGGAGGTGAACGTCCTCGGCGTCACCGAGCTCCTCTCCGAGCTGCGCCCGGCACTGGCTGCGGCGGGCAAAGCCAAGGTCGTCGTCTTCGGCTCCAACTCCACCACCTCGACGCCGCTGGTGCCGCGCCGCGCGATCCGGCTGGCGCAGCGCGGCGACACCGCGGCGGCGGCGCGGGTCCTGCGGAGACGGGGGCGCCTGGCGCCGCCGCTGGCCTATGCCACGAGCAAGCTCGCGGTGAGTCGCTGGTGCCGCGAGCAGGCGGTGTCCGCCGAGTGGGCAGGCTCCGGGATCGCGCTGAACGTGCTGGCTCCCGGCCCGGTGCTGACGCCGTTGCTGCGCGGGCAGCTGAACAGTGCGACGGGCAGCCAGGTGCGGTCGTTCCCGGTGCCGGCCCGCGAGTGCGGAACTCCCGAACAACTCGCCGAGTGGACGCTGACGATGCTCTCGCCGGCAGCGGACTTCATGATCGGATCGGTGGTGACGGTGGACGGCGGCACCGAGGCGCTGCTGCGTCCCCGTGACTGGCCGTCGCGACTTCCGGTGCGGGAGCTGCCGCGGATGCTGTGGACTATGGCCCGGGCGCCCGGCCGCGGTCAGGTCGCCGACTACTCCGGCGTCTGA
- a CDS encoding heat shock protein transcriptional repressor HspR, translating into MRKDDGTAPGPDDAATFLISAAAELAGMHAQTLRTYDRLGLVTPQRTSGGGRRYSLRDVERLREIQRLSQDHGVNLAGIKRIIELSDQLEGLQRQVEEMAGIIRGSTPRRELVHVERGNSVVVWQPRRRRRAM; encoded by the coding sequence ATGCGTAAGGACGACGGAACCGCTCCGGGGCCCGACGATGCGGCCACCTTTCTGATCTCGGCCGCCGCCGAGTTGGCGGGCATGCATGCGCAGACCCTCCGTACCTACGACCGCCTCGGGCTGGTCACCCCGCAGCGGACCAGCGGCGGCGGTCGCCGGTACTCCCTGCGCGACGTCGAGCGGCTCCGGGAGATCCAGCGGCTCTCCCAGGACCACGGCGTCAACCTCGCCGGAATCAAGCGGATCATCGAGCTGAGCGATCAGCTCGAAGGGCTGCAGCGTCAGGTCGAGGAGATGGCCGGCATCATCCGCGGAAGCACGCCGCGCCGCGAGCTGGTGCACGTCGAGCGCGGCAATTCGGTGGTGGTGTGGCAGCCCCGCCGCCGCCGCCGCGCGATGTAG
- a CDS encoding ABC transporter ATP-binding protein has product MTFRRAQGAGRAQGAGRAQGAGQAQGAGRARGAGQAQGAVLAQVRDVSRSFGEVGVLTGIDLDVHRGEIIALVGRSGSGKSTLLRIVAGLDAEHGGTVEVDGSRAVAFQEPRLLPWRKVRANVSLNLQRPGASRRDLDALAVGALGEVGLGHRVDAWPLTLSGGEAQRASLARALVREPDLLLLDEPFGALDALTRLEAHTLLTRLWAEHGFAALLVTHDVEEAVVLADRVIVLDDGRIAHDLTVDVPRPRERDDLRLVELRELVLRHLGVASVPTDLEIS; this is encoded by the coding sequence ATGACCTTTCGACGAGCTCAAGGAGCGGGACGAGCTCAAGGAGCGGGACGAGCTCAAGGAGCAGGACAAGCTCAAGGAGCGGGACGAGCTCGAGGAGCGGGACAGGCTCAAGGGGCGGTCCTCGCGCAGGTCCGGGACGTCTCCCGGTCGTTCGGCGAGGTCGGCGTCCTGACCGGCATCGATCTGGACGTGCACCGTGGCGAGATCATCGCGCTGGTCGGGCGATCCGGTTCGGGAAAGTCGACGCTGCTGCGGATCGTCGCCGGGCTGGACGCCGAGCACGGTGGGACCGTCGAGGTCGACGGCTCACGGGCCGTCGCCTTCCAGGAGCCGCGACTCCTGCCCTGGCGTAAGGTCCGCGCCAACGTCTCGCTGAACCTGCAGCGCCCCGGGGCCTCCCGGCGCGACCTCGACGCACTCGCTGTCGGGGCCCTCGGCGAGGTGGGACTCGGTCACCGCGTCGACGCCTGGCCGCTGACCCTGTCCGGCGGGGAGGCGCAACGCGCCTCGCTCGCCCGTGCGCTGGTCCGGGAGCCCGACCTGCTGCTGCTCGACGAGCCTTTCGGCGCCCTCGATGCGCTCACCCGGCTGGAGGCGCACACCCTGCTCACCCGCCTGTGGGCCGAACATGGATTCGCCGCGCTCCTGGTCACCCACGACGTCGAGGAGGCCGTCGTCCTGGCCGACCGCGTCATCGTGCTCGACGACGGCCGCATCGCCCACGACCTCACCGTCGACGTCCCCCGTCCACGCGAACGCGACGACCTCCGCCTGGTGGAGCTGCGCGAGCTCGTGCTGCGGCACCTCGGCGTCGCCTCCGTCCCGACCGATCTGGAGATCTCATGA
- a CDS encoding FAD-binding oxidoreductase, whose amino-acid sequence MSESTQPVLHRLRDLIAADPDGFAGRVLARLFGLSPATRDLFPAHLSHLRQAFTQVLDHVLEALPGESGHDELIEFLAQLGRDHRKYGVADEHYDLMLRALVTESAALFGPDWKDETADTVVQAMMLTTGVMRGAAQSVEGPATWRAKVVQKFTINRERAVVRLVAIDPTPPLLPGQYVETTIPQWPHSWRDLSPAVPPNENGELEFHVRAVPGGHVSTSIVKETAPGDVWTFAQSHGVLHVDPERPVLMVAGGSGLAPLRALLLAMARRADSPPTHLFYGARFPGELYDLAVLRDLAATNPWLRVTGVIEETTDPWWAQGAPDPHQWGVEIVVGRVGDVAAKFADWSGWQVLIAGPEDMIASTKLKLRLAGVPIDQMLHDPVHS is encoded by the coding sequence GTGAGCGAATCGACTCAGCCCGTCCTGCACCGGCTCCGTGATCTGATCGCCGCCGATCCGGACGGTTTCGCCGGCCGGGTGCTCGCCCGGCTCTTCGGCCTCTCCCCCGCGACCCGCGACCTGTTCCCGGCTCACCTCAGTCATCTGCGGCAGGCGTTCACGCAGGTGCTCGATCACGTCCTGGAGGCACTGCCCGGCGAAAGCGGGCACGACGAACTGATCGAGTTCCTCGCCCAGCTCGGGCGCGACCACCGGAAGTACGGAGTCGCCGACGAGCACTACGACCTGATGCTCCGAGCCCTCGTCACCGAATCCGCGGCGCTCTTCGGTCCGGACTGGAAGGACGAGACCGCCGACACCGTCGTGCAGGCCATGATGCTGACGACCGGAGTGATGCGCGGCGCCGCGCAGAGCGTCGAGGGCCCGGCCACCTGGCGCGCGAAGGTGGTGCAGAAGTTCACCATCAACCGGGAGCGGGCGGTGGTCCGGCTGGTCGCGATCGATCCGACCCCGCCGCTGCTGCCCGGGCAGTACGTCGAGACCACGATCCCGCAGTGGCCGCATTCCTGGCGTGACCTCTCCCCTGCGGTTCCGCCGAACGAGAACGGCGAGTTGGAGTTCCACGTCCGCGCGGTGCCGGGCGGACATGTGAGCACCTCGATCGTGAAGGAGACCGCGCCCGGGGACGTGTGGACCTTCGCGCAGTCGCACGGGGTGTTGCACGTCGACCCGGAGCGCCCAGTGCTGATGGTGGCCGGCGGCTCGGGCCTGGCGCCGCTGCGCGCCCTCCTGCTCGCGATGGCGCGCCGCGCCGACTCACCGCCGACCCACCTCTTCTATGGCGCCCGCTTCCCCGGCGAACTGTACGACCTCGCGGTCCTGCGCGATCTGGCTGCCACCAACCCGTGGCTGCGGGTGACCGGCGTGATCGAGGAGACCACCGATCCCTGGTGGGCGCAGGGCGCGCCGGATCCGCATCAGTGGGGCGTGGAGATCGTCGTCGGACGGGTCGGCGACGTTGCCGCAAAGTTCGCCGACTGGTCCGGCTGGCAGGTGCTCATCGCCGGCCCGGAGGACATGATCGCCTCCACCAAGCTCAAACTCCGGCTCGCCGGGGTTCCGATCGACCAGATGCTCCACGACCCGGTCCACAGCTGA
- a CDS encoding oxygenase MpaB family protein — protein MLRRDRNRGLDPRTDFEEIYRSLTLYEFPWDFNQALSFALFRTYAVPSIGALLSESRGFDDTQKRYDDTGLLLERPLVCGFDSADGRAAIRRINQMHRAYDITNDDMLYVLATFVVVPKRWIDDYGWRRMTYDEVTATVHYYRKLARHMNIADVPERYEDFADLMDSYEAAHFAFDDGGRRVADLTMDLMAGFYPAPLRPAVRVFSRGLMDRPLLDAFGYDEPPAPVRAAARAGMRVRAAVVRGLPPRRRAQTFGRSRRMKTYGPGEAVTERLGTFPSCPVHADAEMMAG, from the coding sequence ATGCTTCGCCGGGACCGCAATCGGGGCCTCGACCCCCGCACCGATTTCGAGGAGATCTACCGCAGTCTCACGCTGTATGAGTTCCCGTGGGACTTCAACCAGGCGCTGAGCTTCGCGTTGTTCCGCACCTACGCCGTACCGAGCATCGGCGCGCTGCTCTCGGAGTCGCGCGGCTTCGACGACACGCAGAAGCGCTACGACGACACCGGCCTCCTGCTGGAACGTCCGCTGGTGTGCGGGTTCGACTCCGCGGACGGCAGGGCGGCGATCCGGCGCATCAACCAGATGCACCGCGCGTACGACATCACCAACGACGACATGCTGTACGTGCTGGCCACGTTCGTCGTGGTCCCGAAGCGATGGATCGACGACTACGGCTGGCGCAGGATGACCTACGACGAGGTCACGGCCACCGTGCACTACTACCGCAAGCTCGCCCGGCACATGAACATCGCGGACGTTCCCGAGAGGTACGAGGACTTCGCCGATCTGATGGACTCCTACGAAGCCGCGCATTTCGCCTTCGACGACGGCGGCCGGCGTGTCGCGGACCTCACCATGGACCTGATGGCCGGCTTCTATCCGGCCCCGCTCCGCCCGGCCGTGCGGGTGTTCTCCCGCGGGCTGATGGACCGGCCGTTGCTCGACGCCTTCGGGTACGACGAGCCGCCGGCGCCGGTGCGAGCGGCCGCCCGGGCGGGCATGCGGGTGCGCGCGGCCGTCGTCCGCGGTCTGCCGCCCCGCCGGCGAGCCCAGACCTTCGGCCGCAGCCGGCGGATGAAGACCTACGGTCCCGGTGAGGCCGTGACGGAGCGACTCGGCACCTTTCCCAGTTGCCCCGTGCACGCCGATGCCGAGATGATGGCGGGATGA